A single genomic interval of Bradyrhizobium japonicum USDA 6 harbors:
- the pcaD gene encoding 3-oxoadipate enol-lactonase, whose product MPMIDADGCLINVSVEGRDGGPTLMLSNSLGCTLQMWEPQMKALTQVFRVIRYDRRGHGKSNVPPGPYTMERFGRDVLAILDDLNIEKVHWCGLSMGGMVGQWLGANAPERFGKLILANTSCYYAEPTKWLERIDVVKKGGIAAVADAVIAGWLTQDFREREPQITAKMKSMLLASPVEGYLACCEALSTLDQREMLAKIKSPTLVIAGRHDMATPISAGELIRSNIPGASMTIIDAAHISNVEQPHAFTDAVVGFLTQR is encoded by the coding sequence ATGCCCATGATCGATGCCGACGGTTGCCTGATCAACGTCTCCGTCGAGGGCCGCGACGGCGGGCCGACGCTGATGTTGTCCAATTCGCTCGGCTGCACGCTTCAGATGTGGGAGCCGCAGATGAAGGCGTTGACGCAGGTGTTCCGCGTCATCCGCTACGACCGCCGCGGCCACGGCAAGTCGAACGTTCCGCCCGGCCCCTACACGATGGAGCGCTTCGGCCGCGACGTGCTGGCGATCCTCGACGACCTCAACATCGAGAAGGTGCATTGGTGCGGCCTGTCGATGGGCGGCATGGTCGGGCAGTGGTTAGGGGCCAATGCGCCGGAGCGCTTCGGCAAGCTCATCCTCGCCAACACCTCCTGCTACTACGCCGAGCCGACCAAATGGCTGGAGCGCATCGACGTGGTGAAGAAGGGCGGCATCGCCGCGGTGGCCGATGCCGTGATCGCGGGCTGGCTGACCCAGGATTTCCGCGAGCGCGAGCCGCAGATCACGGCGAAGATGAAGTCGATGCTGCTCGCCTCCCCCGTCGAGGGCTATCTCGCCTGCTGCGAGGCGCTGTCGACGCTCGACCAGCGCGAGATGCTCGCCAAGATCAAGAGCCCGACGCTGGTGATCGCCGGCCGCCACGACATGGCTACGCCGATCTCGGCGGGTGAATTGATCCGCTCCAACATTCCCGGCGCCAGCATGACCATCATCGACGCCGCCCACATTTCCAATGTCGAGCAGCCGCACGCGTTCACCGACGCGGTGGTCGGCTTTTTGACCCAGCGTTAA